In Thermostichus vulcanus str. 'Rupite', a genomic segment contains:
- the rpsU gene encoding 30S ribosomal protein S21 — protein sequence MTQVTIGENEGIESALRRFKRQVSKAGILRDLRNHRHFETNLEKRKRKAVAVRRNRRKSMA from the coding sequence ATGACCCAAGTGACGATTGGCGAAAACGAAGGTATTGAATCTGCATTGCGCCGCTTCAAGCGTCAGGTTTCTAAGGCGGGCATCTTGCGGGATCTGCGCAACCATCGGCATTTTGAAACCAACTTAGAAAAGCGCAAGCGCAAAGCGGTGGCTGTCCGACGGAACCGCCGCAAGTCCATGGCCTAA
- a CDS encoding TonB C-terminal domain-containing protein: protein MQTEERPGLEGSLPSGSSAAVEAPETSPVQPEGSHTAHSDDQETQDVARVGIPDELGEAPEGFPIALEGTTCTGSPAQQSWQAGDNYSKRSRSEEKRQQERRSLPWRLGLANLLSAGLHLLSIRLVGWQPGIPEEVEIISFQWVEVEAEPPPEPEFIAPISARASGTSDPRDPYLSARPSQVARSRDWFDFDVEAVSSSSSTVLPGARAQSFPHQAQPFIPPPADIPEVPSPPRSLTPQHQQQLESALENAVADQNWAEALQLTEKWLDTLSPTSQQREPLQAYQHHLHNLLSTPADVVEPATSPAPPVEPPNSPRASQPDASSSPSEAASPPEPLPQPHLLAQAEPRPILPPPTPDAPSQSEPKDSLSALLPAPESLFKSESQGSPNPKTEGPGPPSLDTAADLDWGDYLAQLQEKVRQHWMVQRAAGSYLTVVRIRLDREGSLRELRLQTPSEDPLLDAAILSAIQRSAPFAPLPEIYAGEELMLEIDVLSGSLEANPIADPNPKP from the coding sequence GTGCAAACAGAGGAGCGACCGGGGTTAGAGGGATCCCTTCCCTCGGGTTCGTCAGCGGCGGTTGAGGCACCGGAGACTTCTCCAGTTCAGCCAGAGGGATCCCACACTGCTCATTCTGATGATCAAGAGACTCAAGATGTGGCCAGGGTCGGGATCCCAGACGAGTTGGGGGAGGCTCCCGAAGGATTTCCCATTGCGCTGGAGGGGACTACCTGTACAGGTTCACCCGCGCAGCAGTCGTGGCAAGCGGGGGACAATTATTCCAAACGGAGCCGTTCTGAGGAAAAACGACAACAGGAACGCCGCTCCTTACCCTGGCGCTTGGGCTTGGCCAATCTCCTTTCGGCAGGGTTGCATCTTCTCTCTATCCGACTGGTGGGCTGGCAGCCGGGGATCCCGGAAGAGGTGGAGATCATTTCCTTTCAGTGGGTGGAGGTGGAAGCTGAGCCGCCCCCAGAGCCGGAGTTTATTGCCCCTATCTCCGCCCGTGCATCCGGAACCTCTGATCCACGGGATCCCTACTTATCGGCGCGGCCCTCGCAAGTGGCCAGATCCAGAGACTGGTTTGATTTTGATGTTGAGGCAGTGTCCTCTTCTTCATCAACCGTTCTTCCGGGAGCTCGAGCCCAGTCTTTTCCCCACCAAGCCCAGCCCTTCATCCCTCCGCCCGCAGATATTCCGGAAGTCCCCTCCCCTCCCCGCTCCCTGACTCCCCAGCACCAGCAACAGCTGGAATCTGCCCTGGAGAATGCTGTGGCTGATCAAAATTGGGCGGAAGCTCTGCAACTAACAGAAAAATGGCTGGATACACTGTCCCCAACTTCCCAACAACGAGAGCCTCTGCAGGCATATCAACACCATTTGCACAATCTACTCTCCACCCCAGCCGACGTTGTTGAACCTGCCACATCCCCAGCTCCACCCGTAGAGCCGCCAAACTCACCAAGGGCCTCTCAACCTGACGCAAGTAGCTCCCCTTCAGAAGCAGCCTCTCCCCCAGAGCCTCTCCCCCAACCGCATCTGCTGGCACAGGCGGAGCCCCGACCCATTTTGCCGCCGCCAACACCGGATGCCCCTTCGCAAAGCGAGCCAAAAGACTCCCTCAGCGCGCTTTTGCCTGCTCCAGAAAGCCTTTTCAAATCAGAAAGCCAGGGATCCCCAAACCCCAAGACTGAGGGACCTGGCCCACCCAGCCTAGATACTGCTGCTGATCTGGACTGGGGAGACTACTTAGCCCAGTTACAAGAGAAAGTCCGCCAACACTGGATGGTTCAGCGAGCCGCTGGATCCTACTTGACGGTGGTGCGTATTCGCCTGGATCGGGAGGGATCCCTGCGGGAACTGCGCCTACAAACCCCCTCGGAAGATCCCCTTTTGGATGCAGCCATCCTCAGCGCCATTCAACGCTCAGCGCCGTTTGCTCCCCTGCCTGAGATCTACGCTGGAGAAGAGTTAATGCTAGAAATTGATGTGCTGAGTGGATCCCTGGAGGCCAACCCCATTGCGGATCCCAACCCTAAACCTTAA